A single region of the Drosophila takahashii strain IR98-3 E-12201 chromosome 2R, DtakHiC1v2, whole genome shotgun sequence genome encodes:
- the LOC108063472 gene encoding HIG1 domain family member 1A, mitochondrial: MSSNSLFETDEDVAQANKLSKKVKESPFMLVGIAGFVAAGLVGAYKYRNRGSMSTSVFLMQLRVAAQGTVVGCLTAGLAYTMAKEYLLHEEPKNNTKSVK; the protein is encoded by the coding sequence ATGAGTTCCAATTCTCTGTTCGAAACCGACGAAGATGTCGCCCAGGCCAATAAATTGTCCAAAAAGGTCAAAGAATCTCCTTTTATGCTAGTGGGCATTGCCGGATTCGTGGCCGCCGGTCTGGTTGGAGCCTACAAATACCGCAACCGTGGATCCATGAGCACCAGCGTCTTTTTGATGCAGTTGCGAGTGGCCGCCCAGGGAACCGTAGTCGGATGTTTGACCGCCGGACTGGCCTACACCATGGCCAAGGAGTATCTACTCCACGAAGAGCCCAAGAACAACACAAAGTCTGTCAAGTAA
- the LOC123002498 gene encoding peroxiredoxin-6-like → MRLGQTVPNFQADTTKGPISFHEWQGNSWVVLFSHPADFTPVCTTELGRIAVHQPEFAKRNTKCLAHSVDALNSHVDWVNDIKSYCLDIPGDFPYPIIADPTRDLAVSLGMLDEEQKKVPEVGKTIRALFIISPDHKVRLSMFYPMSTGRNVDEILRTIDSLQLTDRLKVVATPANWTPGTKVMILPTVTDEEAHKLFPKGFDKVSMPSGVNYVRTTENY, encoded by the exons ATGCGTTTGGGACAGACCGTACCTAACTTCCAGGCCGACACCACCAAGGGACCCATCAGCTTCCACGAGTGGCAGGGCAACTC GTGGGTGGTGCTCTTCTCCCACCCCGCCGACTTCACCCCCGTCTGCACCACCGAACTGGGCAGAATTGCGGTGCACCAGCCCGAGTTCGCCAAGCGGAACACCAAGTGCCTGGCGCACTCCGTGGACGCACTCAACTCGCATGTGGACTGGGTGAACGACATCAAGAGCTACTGCCTGGACATTCCCGGGGACTTCCCCTACCCGATCATCGCCGACCCCACTCGGGACCTGGCCGTCAGCCTGGGCATGCTCGACGAGGAGCAGAAGAAGGTCCCCGAGGTGGGCAAGACCATCCGCGCCCTGTTCATTATCAGCCCGGACCACAAGGTGCGCCTCTCCATGTTCTACCCCATGTCTACTGGCCGCAACGTCGA TGAGATCCTGAGGACCATTGACTCTCTTCAGCTGACTGATCGCCTCAAGGTGGTGGCCACTCCAGCCAACTGGACT CCTGGCACCAAGGTCATGATCCTGCCCACTGTCACCGATGAGGAGGCCCACAAACTGTTCCCCAAGGGATTCGACAAGGTCTCCATGCCATCTGGAGTGAACTACGTGCGCACCACCGAGAACTACTAG
- the LOC108063471 gene encoding peroxisomal membrane protein 11C — MPTFMNEVCVLIDSYGGRDVLMEALCQSAKLVAGYHAKRNPELSRRCATVSSKISGAKATLRLIDDLPVFQYTLEYGLGDCEPDRITALLVVMSNAVDLLFYPIEIICWLAEHKVLDVRSRDYWSYANSMFCVVSVYLSLARTLRTFSLNRNTPNRQDVASFARISLDLVHAISTLPSGYLWGGKMSTFQIGAIGTLSAGLGIYEILVRRRLAK; from the coding sequence ATGCCCACGTTTATGAACGAAGTCTGTGTTCTCATCGATTCCTATGGCGGACGAGATGTCCTGATGGAGGCGTTGTGCCAGAGTGCCAAGTTGGTGGCAGGATACCATGCCAAGCGGAACCCAGAACTGTCCCGCCGATGTGCCACCGTCAGCTCGAAGATTTCGGGGGCCAAGGCCACTCTGCGCCTGATCGACGATCTTCCCGTGTTCCAGTACACTCTGGAGTACGGATTGGGCGACTGTGAGCCGGATCGCATTACGGCCTTACTGGTGGTGATGTCCAACGCAGTGGACCTGCTCTTCTACCCCATCGAAATCATCTGCTGGCTGGCTGAGCACAAGGTTCTGGATGTGAGAAGTAGAGACTATTGGAGCTATGCAAACTCCATGTTCTGTGTGGTCTCCGTGTACCTGAGCCTCGCAAGGACACTAAGGACCTTTTCGCTGAATCGGAACACGCCGAACCGGCAGGATGTGGCTTCCTTTGCTCGCATATCCCTCGATCTGGTCCACGCCATCAGCACTCTGCCCAGCGGTTACCTATGGGGTGGAAAGATGTCAACATTCCAAATTGGAGCTATTGGAACCCTCTCAGCGGGCCTGGGAATCTACGAGATCTTGGTCAGGAGAAGACTGGCCAAGTAG